Part of the Aquimarina sp. MAR_2010_214 genome is shown below.
AAAACTAGGAGATCATACCCTGGAAGAACCAAATACAGCTTATATCACTGAAAGCTTTTCTGAAAAAATGTTTGGTAACGAAAGCGCTTTAGGAAAAACATTTGTTTTAGAAAATGAAGAAACTATTCAAGTAATAGGGATATTAAAAGAATTACCAAAAACAACGGTAATTCAAGGAACAATCTTTCCTTCATTTACAACTTTAAAGAGTTATGATAACTTTTTATCCAGTAATTCTTGGGGAGGAATTAGTGATGCATTAAAATGTTTTGTATTACTTCGTCCTAATCAGAATATTGCTGAGATCGAAAATACATTGATCTCATTGGTCTCAAAACATCGTCCTAAAAGTAAAAATGTACATCGCTACAAACTACAAGCATTAAATGATATCCATTTTAATAATAAGTATGGAGGAATCAACGTAAGTTTACTTTGGATCTTTGGGTTAATAGGGTTTTTTATCATCGCAGTAGCTTGCATTAACTTTATCAATATTTCTACAGCGCAAGCCTTTACTCGTTCTAAGGAAATAGGGATTAGAAAAGTACTGGGAAGTTTCAGACAACATCTTTTTTGGCAATTCATTTCAGAGACATTTATTATCAGTTTTTTTGCGATGATACTAGGTTTAGTATTTGCTATATTGGTATTACCAGCGTTCAATGAACTTTTGGAATTAGATCTTTCTATATCCTCTTTGCTTAATGTTAAAGTAGTTGGATTTGTATTGATGTTGCTGATAGGTGTTTCAATTTTTGCAGGCAGTTATCCCGGAATTATACTGGCACGTATCCTTCCAACTTTGGCGTTAAAAGGAAAACTTACCCAAAAAGATACCGGTGGAAAATTAACTCGAAAAGTATTGGTGACTTCTCAGTTTGCAATTTCTATCATATTTATTGTCGCAACAATTATTATCAGAAAACAAATTAACTATGCAGTAAATGCAGATTTAGGCTTTGATACAGAATCAATAGTAATTGTAGAAATTCCTGAAGATATAGAAACCGTAAAAATAGAAGGTTTACAAGAACGAATCAATACTCTTTCTGGGGTAAAGAATAATACGGCTTGTTTAGCGAGCCCCGGAGCCTCTAGTAATAATTGGGGTACAGGGGTACGATATAATAATAGACCTGAAGTTGAAGAATTCTCGATTTCAGCAAAATTAGCGGATAGAGATTACCTTAATACATTTAACCTTAAACTGGTTGCGGGGCGTAATTTTTACCGCACTGATTCGATCTCAGAAGTCGTTGTGAACGAAAAACTTGCTCAGAAATTAGGCCTTGCAAATTCCCAAGAATTAATAGGTAAACAAGTAGAGTTCAATGGGGCTACAATTAAAGCATCAATTGTAGGAGTAGTTGCCGATTTTCATGATAGGAATTTTCATGAAACAAAGAGTCCTATATTTATTGCTCCTCAATCTAATGCATATAACGAATTAGCTATTAAAGTTTATAACCAAAATGCTAAAACTACTTTAGAAGGAATTGAAAGACTTTGGAAAGAGGTTTTTCCAAAATATATCTATGAGTTTGATTTTCTGAATGAGCGTGTAGCCCAACAGTATAAGGAAGAACAACGCTTTTTACTAATGTCAAAATTATTTTCAGGATTAGCTATTTTTATTAGTTGTCTGGGACTTTATGGATTGATTTCCTTTTTCGTGGGACAAAAAACAAGAGAAATAGGAATTAGAAAAGTATTAGGAGGAAGTGTAAGCGATATTTTGTTATTGGTTACACAAGATTTCTTAAAACTTATTTTAATTGCTGGGGCAATTGCTTCTCCTTTAGCATGGTATTTCATGAATAATTGGCTACAAAACTATACATATCGTATCGAAATAAATTGGTGGGTATTTGTCCTATCAATAGCAGGGTTATTAGTCATCACTTTGCTTACAATAAGCTATCGGGCTATTAAAGCTGCAACTGCCAATCCGATAAAAAGCTTGCGAACAGAATAAATCATCAACTTGTGCTGAACTTGTTTTCAGTATCAAAAAATGACAGTTATGCTAAAAAATCACTTAAAAATAGCCTGGAGAAGTCTAAAAAAGCAACCTTTTTTTACTTTCCTAAATACATTTGGTCTTGCTATTGGTATGGTAGGAGGATTACTGATTTCATTATATATCTACGATGAATTGAGTTTTGATAAGATGTTTGCAGATGCTGATCGTATCTATAGGATAAATGTTGATGTAAAATTTGGAGGAAGTGCCGAAGAATATGCAGAAGTATCGGCTCCTATGGCCGAAGCCATGAAAAGAGATTATCCACAGGTAGAACTGGCCACACGATTTAGGAATTTGGGGAGTATGCTTGTAAGAAAAAGTGATACCGAGTTAAATATAAAAGAAGCCGGAGCTACTTATGTAGATACCACTTTTTTTGAGATGTTTGGCCTTGACCTGTTGGTAGGAAATCCCAAGACAGCACTAAAAGAACCTAATACTTTGATCCTAACCAAAGCTGCAGCAGAAAAACACTTTGGGATAAACGAAGCTTTAGGGCAAAATGTGATATTAGACAATAGGGATACATATACAGTAGTAGGTGTTATAGATGATATGCCAGAGAATTCTTTCATTAGAAACCACAATATTTTTATT
Proteins encoded:
- a CDS encoding ABC transporter permease — translated: MFKNHLKIAWRTLRKRKVFTSINILGLTLGFGCAILIFLFVTHHLQYDNFHNNSDRIYRVVTEEHRDDVGYESSVPPGFPESFETDYDYAEKVSKIAIRDHWQVNGTDHRSNQSFHEDIVFAQSDFFEILNFPLVEKLGDHTLEEPNTAYITESFSEKMFGNESALGKTFVLENEETIQVIGILKELPKTTVIQGTIFPSFTTLKSYDNFLSSNSWGGISDALKCFVLLRPNQNIAEIENTLISLVSKHRPKSKNVHRYKLQALNDIHFNNKYGGINVSLLWIFGLIGFFIIAVACINFINISTAQAFTRSKEIGIRKVLGSFRQHLFWQFISETFIISFFAMILGLVFAILVLPAFNELLELDLSISSLLNVKVVGFVLMLLIGVSIFAGSYPGIILARILPTLALKGKLTQKDTGGKLTRKVLVTSQFAISIIFIVATIIIRKQINYAVNADLGFDTESIVIVEIPEDIETVKIEGLQERINTLSGVKNNTACLASPGASSNNWGTGVRYNNRPEVEEFSISAKLADRDYLNTFNLKLVAGRNFYRTDSISEVVVNEKLAQKLGLANSQELIGKQVEFNGATIKASIVGVVADFHDRNFHETKSPIFIAPQSNAYNELAIKVYNQNAKTTLEGIERLWKEVFPKYIYEFDFLNERVAQQYKEEQRFLLMSKLFSGLAIFISCLGLYGLISFFVGQKTREIGIRKVLGGSVSDILLLVTQDFLKLILIAGAIASPLAWYFMNNWLQNYTYRIEINWWVFVLSIAGLLVITLLTISYRAIKAATANPIKSLRTE